The following coding sequences are from one Cygnus olor isolate bCygOlo1 chromosome 2, bCygOlo1.pri.v2, whole genome shotgun sequence window:
- the FAM110B gene encoding protein FAM110B has protein sequence MPTETLPTGSMVKPVSPAVTFTSAVPLRILNKGPDYFRRQAEPNPKRLSAVERLEADKAKYVKSQEVINAKQEPVKPAVLVKPPVCPAAKRALGSPTLKVFSNNAKTESGVQRENLKLEILKNIINSSEGSSSGSGHKHGPRNWPPHRADSTELNRHSFAESLKVYPTQGRSSPQESSSNVSRRLLDQSAETFLHVSHSSSDIRKVTSAKPLKAIPCSSSAPPLPPKPKIAAIATLKSPEIEAVETGCGVSRRPSLQRSKSDLSDRYFRVDADVERFFNYCGLDPEELENLGMENFARANSDIISLNFRSASMISSDCEQSQDSNSDLRNDDSANDRVPYGISAIERNARIIKWLYSIKQARESQKVSHV, from the coding sequence ATGCCTACAGAAACACTACCGACAGGTAGCATGGTGAAGCCGGTCAGCCCTGCCGTGACTTTCACGTCCGCCGTCCCTCTCCGCATCCTGAACAAAGGACCAGACTACTTTCGCAGGCAGGCGGAGCCTAACCCCAAGAGACTGAGCGCGGTGGAGAGGCTGGAAGCCGACAAGGCCAAGTACGTCAAAAGCCAGGAGGTCATCAACGCCAAGCAGGAGCCCGTGAAGCCGGCGGTGCTGGTGAAGCCGCCGGTTTGTCCTGCGGCCAAGCGAGCGCTGGGGAGCCCCACCTTGAAAGTCTTCAGCAACAATGCCAAGACCGAGAGCGGCGTCCAGAGAGAAAACCTGAAGCTGGAGATTTTGAAGAACATCATCAACAGCTCCGAGGGCTCCAGCTCCGGTTCAGGGCACAAGCACGGTCCCCGAAACTGGCCTCCCCACAGAGCCGATTCGACGGAACTGAACCGACACTCGTTCGCCGAGTCTCTGAAGGTTTACCCCACGCAGGGCCGCAGCAGCCCGCAGGAGAGCAGCTCCAACGTCAGCAGAAGGCTCCTAGATCAGTCGGCAGAGACTTTCTTGCATGTCTCTCACAGCTCCTCAGACATTAGGAAAGTAACTAGCGCAAAGCCCTTAAAAGCAATACCCTGCAGTAGTTCAGCCCCACCTCTTCCTCCAAAACCCAAAATCGCTGCCATTGCCACCCTGAAGTCCCCAGAGATCGAGGCAGTCGAGACTGGATGCGGAGTTAGTAGAAGACCCTCCCTGCAGCGGTCAAAATCAGACTTAAGCGACAGATACTTTCGTGTCGACGCAGACGTTGAACGATTCTTTAACTACTGCGGACTGGATCCTGAAGAGCTTGAAAATCTTGGGATGGAAAACTTTGCAAGGGCTAACTCTGATATTATATCCCTCAACTTTCGCAGTGCAAGCATGATTAGCTCAGACTGTGAACAGTCTCAGGACAGCAACAGTGACCTTAGAAACGATGACAGTGCCAATGACCGTGTGCCATATGGTATTTCTGCAATTGAAAGGAATGCCAGAATCATCAAGTGGTTATATAGCATCAAGCAAGCTAGAGAGTCACAGAAAGTGTCCCATGTGTGA